A region from the Aegilops tauschii subsp. strangulata cultivar AL8/78 chromosome 5, Aet v6.0, whole genome shotgun sequence genome encodes:
- the LOC109759683 gene encoding BTB/POZ and MATH domain-containing protein 1-like, whose translation MAERGIVKSAIVVAEERRTHVIKIDAYSKELLKTGEFATSTPFAVGDHVWVVKYYPNGNGVPGYISVYLVLESADAKDVKAKFTFSLLDKGGEPVPSYTKTITEHIFPSKGSDWGFTSFIMQKDLEGSVHLRGDSFRIRCDVTVVKKIRSKETHANQFVVVPPSNLHQQLRSLLESKDGADVAFRVGGEIFLAHRSMLAARSPVFKAELFAAMRAEAADPIKIDNIEADVFKSLLHFIYTDSLPESTNHYRTRALCLQPRAVGIGPLPSA comes from the coding sequence ATGGCAGAGCGTGGGATAGTCAAGTCCGCCATTGTGGTTGCAGAAGAAAGGAGGACACATGTGATCAAGATAGATGCGTATTCCAAGGAGCTGCTCAAGACTGGCGAGTTTGCCACATCTACCCCTTTCGCGGTCGGAGATCATGTCTGGGTTGTTAAATATTACCCAAATGGTAACGGCGTGCCTGGTTACATATCTGTTTATCTGGTTCTTGAATCTGCTGATGCCAAGGATGTGAAGGCGAAATTCACCTTTAGTTTACTTGACAAGGGTGGAGAACCAGTGCCTTCATACACCAAAACTATCACAGAACATATCTTCCCAAGCAAGGGTTCAGACTGGGGTTTCACTTCTTTTATCATGCAGAAGGATCTCGAGGGATCAGTGCACCTAAGAGGCGATAGTTTCAGAATCAGGTGTGATGTCACTGTCGTGAAGAAGATCCGCAGCAAAGAGACACATGCAAACCAGTTTGTTGTGGTTCCTCCAAGCAACTTGCATCAGCAGCTCCGTAGCCTCTTGGAAAGCAAGGATGGAGCAGACGTGGCCTTTCGAGTCGGTGGCGAGATATTCTTGGCTCATAGGTCCATGCTCGCCGCTCGCTCACCAGTCTTCAAGGCAGAGCTCTTTGCCGCCATGAGGGCGGAAGCCGCTGATCCAATCAAAATTGATAATATAGAAGCCGATGTGTTCAAGTCCTTGCTCCATTTCATCTACACGGATTCACTCCCCGAGAGCACTAATCACTACCGGACTCGCGCCCTATGCCTACAGcccagggccgtcggcataggtccTTTGCCGTCGGCATAG
- the LOC109759674 gene encoding syntaxin-132-like: MNNLLTDSFELPRRDSSRDEGDVEMGMHQIDASDNLKGFFKKVDEIESLIANLTSLLTKLQTANKESKSVTKASAMKAIKQKMEKDVDEARKIARMAKTKLDELEDDNLSNKQKPGCGKGSAVDQLREHTTGAVKNNLKEQIDDFQVLGESIRQEYREVVERRVFTVIGNHPDEEPADNLIETGRSEQIFKDAVQQQGRGQILDTVAEIQERHDAVRDLERKLLELQQIFLDMAVLVVAQGEMTNDIVTRISKATDYIQQGLDALQKAKRLQRNLRMCMCSAVLVLLLIVVVVVLTVI, translated from the exons ATGAACAACCTACTAACC GATTCCTTTGAGCTTCCCCGGCGGGATTCCTCAAGAGATGAGGGGGATGTTGAAATGGGAATGCATCAGATCGACGCCTCTGATAATTTAAAAGGCTTCTTCAAGAAG GTTGATGAAATTGAGAGCCTAATAGCTAACTTAACGAGTCTCTTGACTAAGCTCCAG ACTGCAAACAAGGAATCAAAATCAGTTACAAAAGCAAGCGCCATGAAAG CAATTAAGCAGAAAATGGAGAAAGATGTCGATGAAGCGAGGAAAATTGCTCGTATGGCCAAAACAAAACTTGATGAACTCGAAGATGAT AACTTATCTAACAAGCAGAAACCTGGATGCGGGAAGGGCTCTGCGGTAGATCAATTAAGGGAACATACCACTGG AGCAGTGAAGAATAATTTGAAGGAACAGATCGATGATTTTCAG GTATTGGGAGAATCAATCCGGCAGGAGTACCGGGAAGTTGTTGAAAGAAGGGTATTTACTGTAATTGGTAATCACCCTGATGA GGAACCTGCAGACAATTTAATTGAGACAGGGAGAAGCGAGCAAATTTTCAAAGATGCGGTTCAACAGCAGGGGAGAGGCCAG ATATTGGATACTGTTGCTGAGATACAGGAGCGGCATGATGCTGTAAGAGATCTAGAGAGGAAGCTTCTAGAGTTGCAGCAG ATATTCCTGGATATGGCAGTATTGGTTGTGGCCCAAGGAGAGATGACAAATGACATAGTAACACGT ATTTCAAAGGCTACCGACTACATACAGCAAGGTTTGGATGCTCTCCAGAAGGCAAAGCGGCTACAGAGGaacttgagaatgtgcatgtgcTCCGCCGTACTCGTTCTCCTGCTGATAGTGGTTGTCGTTGTGCTCACAGTTATCTAG